One genomic region from Erythrobacter mangrovi encodes:
- a CDS encoding KpsF/GutQ family sugar-phosphate isomerase — MVSPSIRIATGPVDQTASSRESHIAVGRNVIAMEADALLELNGLIGDEFAQAVEMILGCKQRVIVSGIGKSGHIARKIAATLAATGTPALFVHAGEAAHGDVGMVSPGDVLIVFSNSGATVEVQPLCIYAKTIGCPLIGVSRNPNSLLMRTADLGLCLPKIEEVCTSSLAPTTSSTMMLALGDALAVATMRARGISGPDIRLLHSGGAIGLQLRGVEDVMHSGERLPLVGLETPMPDVLVTMTEKRLGMAGVVDAAGELVGVITDGDLRRHARNLVFNTAADVMSHAPRTINSGATVQEALELMNTHRITVLFVVDERQPRIPLGVVQIYDIATPPSTAIAP; from the coding sequence ATGGTATCTCCCAGCATTCGTATCGCGACAGGGCCCGTCGATCAGACGGCCAGCTCTCGCGAATCCCACATTGCGGTCGGCCGCAACGTCATCGCCATGGAAGCGGATGCGCTACTGGAGCTGAACGGTCTGATCGGTGACGAGTTTGCCCAAGCGGTCGAAATGATCCTTGGCTGCAAGCAGCGCGTCATCGTCTCCGGGATAGGGAAGTCTGGCCATATCGCCCGGAAGATAGCCGCGACCCTCGCCGCGACGGGCACGCCGGCGCTGTTCGTCCACGCCGGAGAGGCCGCGCACGGCGATGTCGGTATGGTAAGCCCCGGCGATGTGCTGATCGTGTTTTCCAACAGCGGGGCCACCGTCGAAGTGCAGCCGCTGTGCATCTATGCCAAGACCATCGGCTGCCCGCTGATTGGTGTGTCGCGCAATCCCAATTCGCTGCTGATGCGCACCGCAGACCTCGGCCTGTGCCTGCCCAAGATCGAGGAAGTCTGCACCTCAAGTCTTGCCCCCACGACCTCGTCGACCATGATGCTCGCCCTGGGCGATGCGCTTGCCGTCGCGACGATGCGCGCGCGCGGCATTTCCGGCCCGGATATCCGCCTCTTGCACTCGGGCGGCGCGATCGGCTTACAGTTGCGCGGCGTCGAAGATGTCATGCACTCCGGCGAACGCCTCCCGTTGGTTGGGCTGGAAACGCCCATGCCAGACGTGCTGGTTACCATGACCGAAAAGCGCCTCGGCATGGCCGGAGTGGTCGATGCAGCAGGTGAACTGGTTGGGGTCATCACCGACGGCGACTTGCGACGCCACGCGCGCAACCTCGTGTTCAACACCGCCGCTGACGTAATGTCGCATGCGCCGCGCACCATTAACAGCGGGGCGACGGTACAGGAAGCGCTCGAACTGATGAACACCCATCGAATTACCGTGCTGTTCGTCGTGGACGAGCGACAGCCGCGCATCCCCTTGGGCGTAGTTCAGATTTACGACATCGCGACCCCGCCTTCGACCGCAATCGCGCCCTGA
- a CDS encoding 3-deoxy-manno-octulosonate cytidylyltransferase: MNSTLIIIPARLASTRFPAKPLAPLIGADGIARPALHYTWQAGLAAARKIGSNARCVVATDDERIAELCQAQDMAVVMTPETCANGTERCAAALEVLGEQPDLVVNLQGDAPLTPAAFVAALATLIEADPSLAMATVAVPASPAVLAHLQSDAAAGRVGGTTVVRSSTGRALYFSKSIIPHVPPGTVPRENVLLHLGLYAYRPAALQDYASHGPVPLELQEGLEQLRFLDAGLPVGVAVCEAPAWEMIELNNPTDVPLIEAELARRAGLEPA; the protein is encoded by the coding sequence ATGAACTCCACCCTGATTATCATTCCGGCGCGGCTGGCCTCAACGCGATTCCCGGCCAAGCCGCTTGCCCCGCTGATCGGCGCAGACGGTATAGCTCGTCCGGCGCTGCATTATACATGGCAGGCTGGGCTCGCCGCGGCGCGGAAGATCGGCAGCAATGCCCGCTGCGTCGTCGCCACCGACGACGAGCGCATCGCTGAGCTCTGTCAGGCTCAAGACATGGCGGTGGTGATGACCCCAGAGACGTGCGCCAACGGCACCGAACGCTGCGCGGCGGCCCTGGAGGTGCTTGGCGAGCAGCCTGATCTCGTCGTCAATCTGCAGGGCGACGCACCGCTGACACCCGCGGCGTTTGTCGCGGCGTTGGCGACGCTGATTGAAGCTGATCCGTCGCTCGCGATGGCAACCGTCGCGGTGCCCGCCAGCCCGGCCGTTCTCGCCCACCTCCAGTCCGATGCCGCCGCGGGCCGGGTCGGGGGTACCACCGTGGTGCGCAGCAGCACGGGTCGCGCCCTTTACTTCTCCAAGTCGATCATTCCCCACGTCCCGCCCGGCACTGTGCCGCGCGAGAATGTGTTGCTCCATCTTGGGCTTTACGCCTACCGCCCGGCGGCGCTGCAGGACTATGCATCGCACGGGCCGGTGCCGCTCGAGCTCCAGGAGGGCCTAGAACAATTGCGGTTTCTCGATGCGGGCTTGCCCGTTGGGGTGGCAGTGTGCGAAGCGCCCGCTTGGGAAATGATTGAACTCAACAACCCTACCGACGTCCCTCTGATCGAGGCCGAACTGGCCCGGCGTGCAGGGCTGGAGCCTGCCTGA
- the kdsA gene encoding 3-deoxy-8-phosphooctulonate synthase: protein MLPSFHRAPGSPPFLIAGPCVIESEAMCLSIAERLRKIGAELDLPVIFKASFDKANRTSVSGFRGHGIEEGLRVLEKVRHETGLPVLTDVHLPDQVAAVAEVVDMLQTPAFLARQTDLIMAAAASGRPVNIKKAQFMAPPDMAAVLGKAQAAAENAGVADPQIMLCERGSTFGYNNLVVDMRGLVIMREMGAPVVFDATHSVQLPGGGGDRSLGQRQFVEPLARAAMAVGVDGLFMETHPDPDSALSDGPNMVPLAELPALLRKIVAIAALN from the coding sequence ATGTTGCCCTCTTTCCACCGCGCGCCTGGATCGCCGCCATTCCTGATAGCAGGCCCCTGCGTGATTGAGAGCGAGGCCATGTGCCTGTCGATTGCTGAGCGGCTGCGCAAGATCGGCGCAGAGCTCGATCTGCCGGTGATTTTCAAGGCCAGTTTCGATAAGGCTAACCGCACATCGGTTAGCGGTTTTCGGGGGCACGGGATCGAGGAGGGTCTGCGGGTTCTCGAGAAGGTTCGCCACGAAACCGGCCTGCCTGTGCTTACTGACGTGCACCTGCCCGATCAGGTCGCGGCGGTGGCCGAGGTAGTGGACATGCTTCAGACCCCGGCATTTCTCGCCCGCCAGACCGATCTGATCATGGCTGCCGCTGCCAGTGGTCGGCCGGTCAACATCAAGAAGGCCCAGTTCATGGCCCCGCCTGACATGGCGGCTGTGCTGGGCAAGGCGCAGGCGGCGGCGGAGAATGCGGGAGTTGCCGATCCGCAGATCATGCTGTGCGAACGCGGGTCGACCTTCGGCTATAACAATCTGGTCGTCGACATGCGTGGGCTGGTGATTATGCGCGAGATGGGCGCGCCGGTGGTTTTCGACGCTACCCACAGCGTCCAGCTTCCGGGCGGCGGCGGCGATCGCTCGCTCGGCCAGCGCCAGTTTGTGGAACCGCTCGCACGAGCAGCAATGGCGGTCGGGGTCGATGGGCTGTTCATGGAGACCCACCCGGATCCGGATAGCGCCTTGTCGGATGGGCCAAACATGGTCCCGCTTGCCGAGCTTCCTGCGCTGTTGCGCAAGATTGTCGCTATCGCCGCATTGAACTGA
- a CDS encoding capsular polysaccharide export protein, LipB/KpsS family produces the protein MEPVPLLAIPPFPGARAPRFASPGRTVTGDPTALLTALAKHRVGGCYWGPLLPHPASVSVLDGTAKPLPEAFAWPATCDPWTLLDSAACARLSEGDPRALLALAAEVPVTLVSDNGREREAGEADAERLLEAHLAGWQWHNPFDGGALSALEAIALCGMWRALIDANRRIHSVMGIAHWKKPTVSALLWAGSPVPYNRSLTDLPEGGAVALWRTRISAAQARKLEMVSPPVFEIEDGFIRSAGLGADCVPPLSIIVDEEGPHFVPGAPSGIERLLQDGKFSTELLARAGALRAAVVAGGLSKYEKGSGEPLVRFGGDRRHVLVPGQVEDDRAVTSGGALSSNLELLRRARAEAGPDAYLIYKPHPDVLAGHRRGLIPEREMAALADRVETNTPMAALIDMVDELHVNSSLAGFEALMRGKRVTVHGVPFYAGWGLTIDRGPVPARRTTRRTLDEMVAAALLLYPRYLDPLSGLPCPAEVLVQRLNIGPLKLRKSERTIVSFRRVIGKINNLLKAGRR, from the coding sequence ATGGAGCCAGTTCCGCTCCTTGCCATTCCGCCCTTTCCCGGGGCTCGCGCGCCGCGCTTCGCCTCGCCGGGGCGCACCGTCACCGGCGATCCGACCGCCCTGCTTACTGCTTTGGCCAAGCACAGGGTAGGAGGCTGTTATTGGGGGCCGCTACTGCCTCATCCTGCAAGCGTGTCAGTTCTCGATGGAACGGCGAAGCCCTTGCCGGAAGCCTTTGCGTGGCCTGCCACGTGCGATCCATGGACCCTGCTCGATAGCGCCGCTTGTGCCCGCCTGTCCGAAGGCGATCCACGCGCCTTGCTTGCGCTCGCCGCGGAGGTGCCGGTCACGCTGGTATCCGACAACGGCCGCGAGCGCGAGGCAGGAGAGGCCGACGCAGAACGGCTTCTCGAAGCGCACCTTGCCGGGTGGCAGTGGCACAACCCCTTTGACGGCGGCGCGCTCTCGGCTCTGGAGGCGATTGCCCTGTGCGGCATGTGGCGTGCGCTGATTGATGCCAACCGCCGGATCCATTCGGTCATGGGCATCGCCCATTGGAAGAAACCGACCGTGTCCGCGTTGCTGTGGGCAGGTAGCCCGGTGCCGTACAACCGGTCGCTTACCGACCTGCCAGAGGGCGGAGCGGTGGCATTATGGCGAACCCGGATTTCCGCCGCACAGGCGCGCAAGCTGGAAATGGTGTCACCGCCGGTCTTCGAGATTGAAGACGGTTTCATTCGATCCGCCGGTCTCGGCGCGGATTGCGTCCCGCCGCTTTCGATTATCGTCGACGAAGAGGGGCCGCATTTTGTTCCCGGCGCGCCGAGCGGGATCGAACGCCTCCTGCAAGATGGGAAGTTCTCGACGGAACTCCTCGCCCGCGCAGGTGCGTTGCGCGCCGCGGTTGTTGCCGGGGGGCTCTCCAAATACGAGAAGGGTAGCGGCGAACCGCTCGTGCGCTTCGGCGGTGATCGCCGCCATGTGCTTGTCCCGGGCCAGGTCGAGGACGATCGCGCCGTCACCAGCGGTGGTGCGTTGTCCTCCAACCTCGAACTGCTGCGCCGCGCCCGGGCAGAGGCCGGCCCTGACGCCTATCTCATCTACAAGCCGCATCCCGACGTGCTGGCGGGTCACCGCCGCGGACTGATTCCCGAGCGCGAAATGGCCGCTCTCGCCGACCGGGTCGAGACCAACACACCGATGGCGGCGCTCATCGACATGGTCGACGAACTGCACGTGAACAGCTCGCTCGCTGGGTTCGAGGCACTGATGCGCGGTAAGAGGGTGACCGTCCACGGGGTGCCGTTCTACGCCGGGTGGGGTCTGACCATCGATCGCGGACCCGTGCCCGCTCGCCGGACGACCCGCCGCACGCTCGACGAAATGGTGGCGGCTGCCCTGCTGCTATATCCACGCTACCTCGATCCGTTATCCGGCCTGCCGTGCCCTGCGGAAGTGCTGGTTCAGCGCCTGAACATCGGCCCTTTGAAGTTGCGAAAAAGTGAGCGCACCATTGTGTCGTTTCGGCGTGTTATAGGGAAAATCAATAACTTGCTGAAGGCGGGAAGGCGATGA
- a CDS encoding capsule biosynthesis protein: MNLIRKLVEKSRRNPWFLLGVVLPVLLSSIYYFGIASGQYVSESRFVVKSPNQRSSQVTSIANLIQTTGLSGGQEQSNQVIEYVRSRSALEVLVKELSVRELYGHGKIDFLSRFPRFWETSSFENLFDFYRGKVEIRRDTDTGMVVLRTVAFDPREAAEINELLLRQSENLVNELNKNARTKAIEEATSRVVEAEKRVTEARQAIAAYRNRASVVDPLQEAASVAEIANRLITERAALEAQLSTLRSVTPDHPAIPALREQIASLTREISRQTERVVGEGNTISGKLPPYDALVFEQELASQLLVLAQSSLEGARTDALKQQFYLERVVSPNVPDEPEYPKALRTVLTVLGFTLCLYFIIWMFVVGILEHAPED, from the coding sequence ATGAACCTAATTCGCAAACTCGTCGAAAAATCGCGACGCAATCCGTGGTTCCTCTTAGGGGTCGTGCTTCCGGTCCTGTTGAGTTCGATCTACTATTTTGGCATTGCTTCTGGCCAATATGTCTCGGAGTCTCGCTTCGTTGTAAAGTCTCCTAACCAGCGTAGCTCACAGGTAACCTCGATTGCCAACCTGATCCAAACGACCGGTCTTTCCGGTGGTCAGGAACAATCGAACCAAGTTATTGAATATGTCCGTTCTCGGTCAGCTCTAGAAGTTCTTGTGAAAGAACTCTCGGTGCGCGAACTCTATGGCCATGGGAAGATAGATTTTCTTTCTCGTTTCCCTCGATTCTGGGAGACCAGTAGTTTTGAAAACCTTTTTGACTTTTACCGGGGTAAGGTTGAGATTCGGCGGGACACAGACACTGGTATGGTGGTGCTACGGACTGTCGCTTTTGACCCCAGGGAAGCTGCGGAAATAAATGAGCTCCTGCTCCGGCAGAGTGAGAATTTGGTCAATGAGCTTAATAAAAACGCACGCACCAAGGCGATTGAGGAGGCGACGAGCCGGGTGGTCGAGGCCGAAAAGCGTGTTACCGAAGCACGACAAGCGATCGCTGCCTATCGCAATCGTGCATCGGTGGTCGACCCGCTCCAAGAGGCGGCAAGCGTGGCGGAAATTGCGAACCGGCTTATAACCGAACGCGCCGCGCTTGAGGCACAACTCTCGACGCTTCGTAGCGTTACGCCCGATCACCCCGCGATACCCGCCCTGCGCGAACAGATCGCTTCGCTCACTCGGGAAATCTCTCGCCAGACCGAACGTGTGGTCGGAGAAGGCAATACCATCAGCGGCAAGTTGCCTCCATATGATGCGCTGGTGTTCGAGCAAGAGCTGGCCTCGCAATTGCTCGTCCTCGCCCAATCATCGCTTGAAGGTGCACGGACCGACGCACTTAAGCAACAATTCTATCTCGAGCGGGTGGTAAGCCCGAACGTTCCAGATGAACCAGAATATCCCAAAGCGCTGAGGACCGTGCTGACCGTTCTTGGGTTTACCCTTTGCTTGTATTTCATAATCTGGATGTTTGTGGTGGGCATCCTCGAACACGCCCCGGAGGATTAG
- a CDS encoding ABC transporter permease, producing the protein MASLAKGWDIQIRVLKALMIRELTTRFGRENIGFLWVMAEPLLFAVLVGLLWRATKGPIEFGIDIMAFVVSGYVPLVLFRHSISRAVHSFTANGSLMYHRQIKVLDLLLVRFLVELVGHMMAYLFIVLVLGALGFFPWPYDLGLFILGWAYYALFTFSVCLVVAPLSEFNEILEKLVPVTTYLMIPFSGAFYVVSALTPEAASVVLWSPPVHGMEMMRHGLFGPSIGPTYDFVYPLAFSLPCMTIGLLLCRYVRRHLVIE; encoded by the coding sequence GTGGCGTCATTGGCGAAGGGGTGGGATATTCAGATCCGCGTTCTCAAAGCCCTGATGATACGTGAGCTCACCACTCGCTTTGGACGGGAGAACATCGGATTTCTCTGGGTAATGGCAGAACCACTACTGTTCGCAGTATTGGTTGGACTGTTGTGGAGGGCCACGAAGGGGCCGATAGAGTTTGGCATAGACATCATGGCATTCGTGGTTAGCGGCTATGTACCTCTGGTGCTGTTTCGGCACTCAATTTCGCGAGCTGTCCACAGCTTTACCGCGAACGGCAGTCTCATGTATCACCGGCAAATCAAAGTTCTTGACCTTTTGCTCGTTCGCTTCCTCGTAGAGTTGGTCGGCCATATGATGGCTTACCTTTTTATAGTATTAGTGCTTGGGGCATTGGGTTTCTTCCCTTGGCCATACGATCTCGGGCTATTTATACTCGGCTGGGCGTATTATGCATTGTTCACATTTTCTGTTTGCCTGGTGGTAGCACCACTAAGTGAATTTAACGAAATATTGGAAAAATTGGTACCCGTAACTACGTATTTGATGATTCCTTTTTCTGGCGCCTTTTATGTTGTTAGCGCACTTACGCCTGAGGCGGCTTCCGTGGTCCTGTGGTCTCCACCAGTTCATGGCATGGAAATGATGCGGCATGGTCTGTTTGGTCCGTCAATTGGTCCAACGTATGACTTTGTATACCCTTTGGCATTCTCGTTGCCCTGTATGACAATTGGGTTGTTGTTGTGTCGTTATGTCCGGCGTCATTTGGTGATCGAATGA
- a CDS encoding ABC transporter ATP-binding protein: MIKCVNIHKSYKSGHSRRAILRGIDFSVDRGEKIGLIGRNGAGKSTLIKQIGGVEYPDSGKIIRNMTVSWPIGFSGGFQGSLTGYDNARFIARVYGTYYSDIRGFVEEFTELGSALTRPVKTYSSGMRARLAFALSLAIDFDCYLIDEVMLVGDQIFRNKCHDELFVKRAHCAMIIVSHDMNTIRKYCNRALFLEGGVAREYDTVDLAIQAYEGMSRMAG, encoded by the coding sequence ATGATTAAGTGTGTCAACATTCATAAAAGCTATAAGTCCGGCCATAGTCGTCGAGCTATACTAAGGGGAATAGATTTTTCAGTCGATCGTGGTGAAAAAATCGGGCTAATCGGAAGAAATGGGGCGGGAAAGTCCACTCTAATTAAGCAAATCGGAGGCGTTGAGTATCCCGATAGTGGGAAAATCATAAGAAATATGACCGTGAGCTGGCCGATTGGATTTAGTGGAGGCTTTCAGGGTAGCTTGACGGGATACGACAATGCTCGATTTATCGCCAGGGTCTACGGCACCTACTACAGTGATATTCGGGGCTTTGTGGAAGAATTTACGGAGCTGGGCTCCGCCTTGACAAGGCCTGTAAAGACATACTCCTCAGGGATGCGGGCGCGTCTTGCTTTTGCCCTGTCCTTAGCAATCGACTTTGATTGCTATCTAATCGATGAGGTCATGCTCGTCGGAGATCAGATTTTCCGAAATAAATGCCATGACGAATTGTTCGTAAAGAGAGCGCACTGTGCTATGATTATTGTAAGTCACGACATGAATACAATTCGTAAATATTGCAATAGGGCACTATTCTTGGAAGGTGGTGTTGCTCGAGAATATGATACAGTAGACTTGGCAATACAGGCTTATGAAGGCATGTCGAGAATGGCGGGATAA
- a CDS encoding glycosyltransferase family 2 protein: MIIALVACPTGASGLEETLASLAAEGVHVLIVGDDPAADLARLADLPYWGCEAWLLPLFAGDRLAIGAARAYRAAMGEPGVTAIFADDDLSDLLGRRTAPHFKPDWNAELFRHHDYLTGACILRVGYDGLATAAEAGAGWAGALVDRAVAEGGGAVHLRQVLHHRRQRPQPCLPLPAVSIAPALPRITAIIPTRNRMDLLATCINGLAAADYPEIEAIVVDNDSDDPSTVAFLAALPGHSRPGLTIRVMRHPGTFNYSAINNRAVAEATGELLCLLNNDVEMLAPDWLAIMATQALRDEVGAVGAQLLYPDGRLQHAGVVIGVGNAAGHAHRFLKPDEEEGYFRRHALPQFVSAVTAACLVVKRERFLAVGGLDENSFAVAFNDVDLCLRLNGRGWQSFYEPRAVLVHHESVSRGPDRDPVGATRFASELAALQHRWRTDEVFDPYHHPHLSRASEQFALAI, from the coding sequence GTGATCATCGCGCTGGTGGCCTGCCCGACCGGAGCCTCAGGATTGGAAGAGACGCTCGCTTCGCTCGCCGCGGAAGGGGTCCACGTGCTGATCGTCGGCGACGATCCCGCCGCTGATCTCGCCCGCCTGGCCGACTTGCCCTACTGGGGCTGCGAAGCATGGCTGCTTCCGTTGTTCGCCGGGGACCGGTTGGCCATAGGAGCGGCGCGAGCCTATCGTGCCGCGATGGGTGAGCCGGGCGTCACCGCAATCTTCGCCGATGATGACCTCAGCGACCTTCTTGGTCGCCGAACCGCCCCCCATTTCAAACCCGACTGGAATGCCGAACTTTTCCGCCATCATGACTATCTTACCGGGGCCTGCATCTTGCGTGTAGGGTATGATGGGTTGGCAACGGCAGCGGAAGCGGGAGCTGGCTGGGCAGGTGCGCTCGTTGATCGAGCGGTGGCTGAAGGGGGCGGTGCAGTGCACCTACGTCAGGTCCTTCATCATCGTCGCCAGAGACCACAGCCGTGCTTACCGCTCCCCGCCGTTTCGATCGCGCCTGCGCTCCCCCGCATTACTGCGATCATCCCGACCCGCAACCGGATGGATTTGCTTGCGACCTGTATCAATGGTCTTGCGGCTGCGGACTATCCGGAAATTGAGGCGATTGTGGTCGACAATGACAGCGATGACCCCTCAACGGTCGCGTTCCTCGCCGCGCTTCCTGGGCACAGCCGACCGGGACTCACAATACGCGTGATGCGCCATCCAGGCACTTTCAACTACTCCGCAATCAACAATCGCGCCGTCGCTGAGGCGACCGGTGAGCTCCTCTGTCTGCTTAACAATGACGTCGAGATGCTTGCGCCCGATTGGTTGGCCATCATGGCCACTCAAGCTCTGCGAGACGAGGTCGGCGCAGTTGGCGCCCAACTGCTTTACCCAGACGGGCGGTTGCAGCACGCGGGCGTAGTGATTGGCGTGGGCAACGCGGCTGGGCACGCACACCGCTTTCTCAAGCCTGATGAGGAGGAGGGTTATTTTCGGCGCCATGCACTACCTCAATTCGTTTCTGCGGTGACTGCGGCCTGTCTCGTGGTGAAGCGCGAACGGTTTCTAGCTGTGGGCGGGCTAGACGAGAACTCCTTTGCAGTTGCCTTCAACGATGTCGACCTGTGCCTCAGGCTCAACGGGCGCGGCTGGCAGTCCTTCTATGAGCCGCGTGCGGTGCTGGTGCACCACGAGTCAGTATCGCGCGGGCCCGACCGGGACCCAGTTGGCGCGACGCGCTTCGCGAGTGAGCTTGCAGCGCTTCAGCACCGCTGGCGCACGGACGAAGTGTTCGATCCCTATCATCACCCGCACCTCAGCCGGGCGAGCGAGCAGTTCGCGTTGGCGATTTAG
- a CDS encoding DUF5672 family protein, giving the protein MNATFLEQRLALPDVTLLAATSVNVAATVAALEKSMGAIAFGAAKLLTDCDPGLLPPGLEHVVIRPLESARAYSNFVLRELAVHVATSHVLLVQWDGYVIDARRWRPAFLEYDYLGASWPQFGDGLDVGNGGFSLRSRALLEACHDAAFHPSHPEDLAIARHNRALLETHGLRFAPRELADAFSAERAGSPDTSFGYHGVWHMPRLLGREAFWRIYRGLDERTSVRQNFGSLMRQLATGRGGAERALSLLTDRLRDALWRG; this is encoded by the coding sequence ATGAACGCTACCTTCCTTGAGCAGCGCCTCGCCCTGCCAGATGTGACCCTTCTGGCAGCCACCTCGGTTAATGTCGCGGCAACTGTGGCCGCGCTTGAGAAAAGCATGGGCGCAATCGCTTTCGGGGCAGCCAAGTTGCTGACCGACTGCGACCCCGGTTTGCTCCCTCCGGGCTTGGAACATGTTGTGATTCGTCCGCTCGAATCCGCTCGCGCCTACTCCAATTTCGTTCTGCGGGAACTTGCTGTCCATGTTGCGACTTCGCACGTGCTATTGGTGCAATGGGATGGCTACGTGATCGATGCGAGACGGTGGCGGCCCGCGTTTCTCGAATACGATTATCTAGGGGCAAGCTGGCCGCAGTTTGGTGATGGACTCGATGTCGGCAATGGTGGCTTCTCGCTACGCAGTCGCGCTTTGCTCGAGGCGTGCCACGATGCTGCCTTCCATCCGTCCCACCCAGAGGACCTGGCGATCGCTCGGCACAATCGCGCCTTGCTGGAGACACATGGCTTGCGCTTCGCCCCGCGGGAACTCGCCGATGCTTTCTCGGCAGAGCGAGCGGGGAGTCCGGATACCAGTTTCGGGTATCATGGTGTGTGGCACATGCCTCGCCTCTTGGGCCGTGAAGCATTTTGGCGGATCTACCGCGGGCTCGACGAGCGCACGAGTGTGCGGCAGAATTTCGGAAGCCTGATGCGGCAGCTGGCCACTGGGCGTGGCGGTGCTGAGCGGGCGCTCAGCCTGTTGACAGACAGGCTCCGCGACGCGTTATGGCGAGGGTAA
- a CDS encoding phytanoyl-CoA dioxygenase family protein has protein sequence MKDVTIDAGPLFYYPGSHRLPVGEGRAHH, from the coding sequence ATGAAGGATGTCACGATTGATGCGGGACCGTTGTTCTACTATCCGGGCTCACACCGCTTGCCGGTCGGCGAGGGGCGGGCACATCACTAG
- a CDS encoding polysaccharide biosynthesis/export family protein, translating to MKLVELRDFADLPASALPAPVFAENYTPPAPTELVGPGDVLEIALYETGVTLFGGAAGSVVAAAPSGIDPTVRSQRFPPFRVSDTGTINFPFVGEVAVNGQTTDQIEVLLRRLLRGKSQNPQVLVAISEGLTNSVIIGGDVRNPGRLVLPTNQESLSDVIALAGGNTGEIKDILVRIQREGTLGQFRMSDILAQPEQDIRIFPADRILLVRAPQSFSVLGAAGRSNQIAFPGPSLSLAEAVALAGGSNPNAGDPRAIFVFRILEGQDGVEVPTVFHLNMTEASSYILAQRFAMSDKDVLYVGNAEANQPTKLVQILSQLFYPLVTLERVLNGNN from the coding sequence ATGAAGTTGGTCGAACTGCGCGACTTCGCTGACCTGCCCGCTAGCGCGCTCCCGGCTCCGGTCTTTGCCGAAAACTACACGCCGCCAGCGCCAACTGAGCTTGTTGGCCCGGGCGACGTGCTTGAGATTGCCTTATATGAAACGGGCGTGACGCTGTTCGGCGGGGCCGCGGGTTCTGTTGTGGCCGCGGCGCCTTCCGGCATCGATCCCACTGTACGTAGCCAGCGGTTCCCGCCGTTCCGTGTAAGTGATACAGGCACGATCAACTTCCCCTTCGTAGGTGAAGTTGCGGTCAATGGCCAGACCACTGACCAGATCGAAGTGTTGCTGCGCCGACTGTTGCGTGGCAAGTCTCAGAACCCCCAAGTTCTGGTGGCGATTTCCGAAGGACTGACCAATTCAGTCATCATCGGCGGCGACGTGCGGAATCCGGGCCGACTTGTGCTACCAACCAATCAGGAAAGTCTTTCCGACGTAATTGCGCTTGCTGGGGGCAATACCGGCGAGATCAAGGATATTCTTGTACGGATCCAGCGCGAGGGCACACTTGGCCAGTTTCGGATGAGCGACATTCTGGCGCAGCCTGAACAGGATATCCGTATCTTCCCTGCCGACCGCATTTTGCTTGTGCGTGCTCCACAGAGTTTTTCTGTTCTTGGCGCGGCGGGCCGCAGCAACCAGATCGCCTTTCCCGGTCCCAGCCTATCGCTCGCCGAGGCGGTGGCGCTCGCGGGCGGTTCCAATCCCAACGCTGGCGATCCGCGGGCGATCTTCGTCTTCCGTATCCTCGAAGGGCAAGACGGCGTGGAGGTGCCCACCGTCTTTCACCTCAACATGACGGAGGCGAGCAGCTACATCCTCGCACAGCGTTTCGCGATGAGTGACAAGGACGTGCTTTATGTGGGCAATGCCGAGGCGAACCAGCCTACTAAACTGGTGCAGATTCTCAGTCAGTTGTTCTACCCGTTGGTGACCCTCGAGAGGGTTCTCAACGGCAATAATTGA
- a CDS encoding integrase core domain-containing protein, translating into MASFNGCLRDDCLNETLLTSLAHARIVLAAWRHD; encoded by the coding sequence GTGGCAAGCTTCAATGGCTGTCTGCGCGACGACTGCCTCAATGAGACGCTGCTCACCTCGCTGGCTCACGCCCGGATCGTGCTCGCTGCCTGGCGGCACGACTAG